Below is a window of Dromiciops gliroides isolate mDroGli1 chromosome 5, mDroGli1.pri, whole genome shotgun sequence DNA.
TGGACAGAGTAAATTGGACCAGTGCTTCTGAATTCCTCCTCCTGGGGCTCTCCGAGAAGCCCATTCACCAGTCATTGCTCTTCGGTCTATTTCTGTGCATATACCTGGTCACAGTGACTGCTGATTGTCCTGGCTATCACCTCCAATACACGCCTCCACACTCCCATGTATTTCTTCCTTACCAACCTCTCTTTGACTGATATAGCCTCCATCTCTACCACGGTTCCCAAGATGCTAGAAAATATCTGGACTGAGAATCAGACCATCTCCTACATTGAGTGCTTGAGCCAGCTTTATTTCTCCATTGTCTTTGTCACGGTGGATAACTTCCTCTTGGTTACCATGGCCTATGACCGTTACGTGGCCATCTGCCGGCCTCTCTACTATGCCACTGCCATGAGCCCAGGTCTTTGTGTTCTTCTGGCCACCATGTCTTGGGGCCTCACTAACTTGGTTGCTTTGGTCCACATTCTGTTGCTGGCCCAGCTGCAGTTCTGTAGGGGCAACACTGTCCCCCACTTCTTCTGTGACATGCCCCTGCTGCTACAGCTGGCCTGCTCTGACACTCACCTCAACCAGCTCTTGATCTTGGTTTTGGGAGGCTCTGCCATCCTTCTCCCATTCGTACTCATCCTGGTGTCCTACGTTCACATCATCAAGGTCCCAGTGGCCAACAGCCGATGGAAGGCTTTTTCCACCTGTGGCTCCCATCTGACTGTAGTCACTCTGTTCTATGGCACCACCATTGGTGTTTACTTCCTTCCACCATCAACACACTTTGTGGGGGGAGACAAAGCAGCTGCTGTGATGTTCACTGTGGTAACTCCCATGCTGAACCCTTTCATTTACAGCCTTAGGAACCAGGACATAAAGCAGtctttggggaaactgaggttccacaGGAGGCTGTTTTCCTTGGACAGGAAAT
It encodes the following:
- the LOC122729081 gene encoding LOW QUALITY PROTEIN: olfactory receptor 1361-like (The sequence of the model RefSeq protein was modified relative to this genomic sequence to represent the inferred CDS: inserted 2 bases in 1 codon), with product MDRVNWTSASEFLLLGLSEKPIHQSLLFGLFLCIYLVTVXLLIVLAITSNTRLHTPMYFFLTNLSLTDIASISTTVPKMLENIWTENQTISYIECLSQLYFSIVFVTVDNFLLVTMAYDRYVAICRPLYYATAMSPGLCVLLATMSWGLTNLVALVHILLLAQLQFCRGNTVPHFFCDMPLLLQLACSDTHLNQLLILVLGGSAILLPFVLILVSYVHIIKVPVANSRWKAFSTCGSHLTVVTLFYGTTIGVYFLPPSTHFVGGDKAAAVMFTVVTPMLNPFIYSLRNQDIKQSLGKLRFHRRLFSLDRKCFELGNCKLGSVAIIRGQLL